A segment of the Gossypium hirsutum isolate 1008001.06 chromosome D10, Gossypium_hirsutum_v2.1, whole genome shotgun sequence genome:
GTTTCAGtggagaaaaatagaaaaaatggaAAATGGAGGAGAGGCAAAATTTCCAGCATTTCCTTATAAGCCATATTCAATCCAGATCGATTTCATGAATGCACTTTATCACTCTTTGGATAAAGGCGGCGTCTCCATGCTCGAAAGCCCCACCGGTAATTTATCTTTCTCTCTGTCTACTGTTTTTTTAAAGTTTGGCTGCTGAGAAAATGGTTAGAAGAATATTGCAATGTTGAAGCGGTAAAAGAAGAAAAgctaaaatatttgtattttaacTTAAATAGAGTCCCCCCCCCCTTTAatgtatattttgtataattgatTTTTTGTACATGCTTGGTTCCTTCTTTTTGGTAGAACCAGAGGgttgttaattttaattgaaaaaatagaatattttttgaatttttcatgtaaaatcagGAACCGGCAAAACTCTGAGCATTATCTGTAGTGCTTTGCAATGGGTGCTTGATCAGAGACAAAAAGATCAATCTGAAAAAAGGGTAGAATCTgatgaaaaaaagggaaaaaatggtgaaattagttcAGATGATGAACCTGATTGGATCAAAAACTTTGTTGTGAACAAAGACAACCAAGTTGATGAGAAGAagagcaagaaaaataaacatggtTTTGCatcagaaaaatacaaaaaaagaatgAATAAAGATAGTCACAGGGATTTATTTTCACGCAATATAGATGAAGAAAGTTTCCCTGAAAACAAAGAATGCAAAAGATCAGTTAAGAAAAATGATGTGGTGGACTTGGATGATAATGAGTTTCTGCTTGAAGAATATGAAAGTGAAGAGGAAGGCGGTATTGGAAGTTTGAATTCAAAGAGGAAAGGCAATAAGTTTACTGTTAATTCTTCGAGTGAAGAGGAGGAAGATGAGTTCGAGGAAGAGGAGGAAGTGAAATTGAAGGTTTATTTTTGCAGTCGCACGCATTCGCAGCTTTCACAGTTCGTGAAGGAACTAAGAAAGACTATCTTTGCCAATGAAATGAATGTTGTGTCGTTGGGTTCAAGGAAGAACTTTTGCATCAATGAAGGTATATCTAAAACTTTGTAATTTAGTATTGtgttattcattttttaatttgatatttagctGACCTTGTGGAAGTTTTACATTTCAGAGGTTTTGAGACTAGGAAACTCTACTCAAATTAATGAGCGTTGCTTGGAGCTTCAAAAGAGTAAGAAAAAGGAAATTTCTAAAATGAAGGTACTTGATATCCTTGTTCTAACTCCATAGTTAAGTTGTAATGCACTTTATCATGGATGGTATCCTAAGCCTGTTAGCAGTTGCAATTTGGAACTTAGAGCTAGAAGTTCACCAGATTGTCAATGCAACCATGCAGGTTGCAGCCGCATAACTAGTTACTTATCCATATTCCATTACGTCATTAGCAAAGTTAAGACATCATACACCCAGGTCTGTTTACTTTGAGACCTTTAGTCTTGCATTTAAGTTCAGTTCACACCCTAATTCAAGTGAGACTAACAACCGAAGAATGTGTTGCTGGAAAAAAAAGATGGTTTTCTTGACTGATGACAGTGTACTTCATCTTTTGCAGAATTTAGGCGCAGAGGGAAAAGTACGGCGAACCAAGGCTTCTTCTGGATGCCCAATGCTCAGAAAACATAAGCTACAAAAACAGTTTAGAGATGAAATTTCTCACCAAGGGGTATTGGATATTGAAGATCTTGTTCAACTTGGAAGAAATATAGGAACATGTCCATATTACGGTTCCCGAAGTATGATCACGTCAGCTGATCTTGTAGTTCTTCCATATCAATCACTCCTTTCAAAAGCATCCCGTGAAGCTCTGGGGCTGAATTTGAAGGATAGTATTGTTATAATAGATGAGGCTCACAATCTAGCTGATTCCCTCATTAGTATGTATGATGCGAAAATTACTTTGTCACAGGTATTTTGGCTTTGCCATTGGTACTTGAGAAATAGTGTGCAATCTTGGTAGTTACAAATTGATTTAGAAACCTCATCGTTTTTAGAAGGAATTTGAATCTCCTCCTACGTATTGTTTTTCTCAGATGTACTAGCTTTTGATGTTATATTGTTTATGCTAATTCATCTAAAATTAGAGTCACTGAGTTATTCCATGATTCTTTTCAGTTGGAGAATGTACACAGCCACATAGAGAAGTACTTTGGAAGATTCCGCGGTCTATTGGGACCTGGAAATCGAAGATATATTCAAACACTTTTGGTCCTTACCCGGGCATTCCTCCGCGTTCTACTCAATGATAAGGATGGGAATCGTTTAAACACTTGCCCAGATGCTGAAAAAGGTGTTAGAGAAAACAAAACCTTTGACTCT
Coding sequences within it:
- the LOC107913908 gene encoding ATP-dependent DNA helicase DDX11 isoform X1 encodes the protein MENGGEAKFPAFPYKPYSIQIDFMNALYHSLDKGGVSMLESPTGTGKTLSIICSALQWVLDQRQKDQSEKRVESDEKKGKNGEISSDDEPDWIKNFVVNKDNQVDEKKSKKNKHGFASEKYKKRMNKDSHRDLFSRNIDEESFPENKECKRSVKKNDVVDLDDNEFLLEEYESEEEGGIGSLNSKRKGNKFTVNSSSEEEEDEFEEEEEVKLKVYFCSRTHSQLSQFVKELRKTIFANEMNVVSLGSRKNFCINEEVLRLGNSTQINERCLELQKSKKKEISKMKNLGAEGKVRRTKASSGCPMLRKHKLQKQFRDEISHQGVLDIEDLVQLGRNIGTCPYYGSRSMITSADLVVLPYQSLLSKASREALGLNLKDSIVIIDEAHNLADSLISMYDAKITLSQLENVHSHIEKYFGRFRGLLGPGNRRYIQTLLVLTRAFLRVLLNDKDGNRLNTCPDAEKGVRENKTFDSSMAINDFLFSLNIDNINLIKLLQYIKESNIMHKVSGYGDKMTTMQKGSAVKENGESCDNGSILSGFQALANMLLSLTNNDGDGRIIISRKRLSSSGQGAYLKYVMLTGEKIFSEIVHEAHAVLLAGGTLQPIEETRERLFPWLPSDHLHFFSCSHIVPPESILPLAVSHGPSGRSFDFSYGSRSSSTMMEELGLLLRNLATVIPEGIVVFFSSFEYEGQVYDAWKTSGILERILKKKHIFREPRKNTEIEVILKKYKEAIDNPAPKSGAILLAVVGGKISEGINFSDGMGRCIVMVGLPYPSPSDIELLERVKHIESLGDTSSTEIPKLSISEEEYYGGDVQSGFSILRSCRRRGKEYYENLCMKAVNQSIGRAIRHVNDYAAILLVDIRYASDSSKRSFSHPSSKLPQWIKESLVSATNNYGEVHKRLHQFFRFNKNRNCN